A window of Glycine soja cultivar W05 chromosome 2, ASM419377v2, whole genome shotgun sequence genomic DNA:
gatttcattaatttaaatgtaaaaaaactaaaatcaagtttgaccaaaaatataaaaatcaaaaacatatttatcctaaaattaaaattaagccTCATCTTTGTCAAAGTTGGGGAAACCTGTGGGCAACCTaccctcttttttatttataaaaacaatttacttttatataattttaaatgaattatatattaagttattgattatgttttaatttaaataatatataaaattaataataacacatacaaaaataattttttcaagtattaaattacatttttatttatttgtataagtttacttttattatttagtcATTACGTGTGTTGCAAAACAAATTTGAGGGCAAGGTTTCACATCCTCAGTCTTTATTATTGAACTCGACTCCATTCTACATAATGAAGAAAGCTTGACCTCAACTCTAGTCAAAACAAGTTTATTTTCATCTAAAGTTTGAGTCAGGATTAGCTAAATAtttataagtttaaatttaattattatgccTAATTCATAATTACTTTCAGAAAAAACTCAAATTCGTACCGATAACTAATAGTTAGATCcctcaaaagatgaaaaaataaaatttaattttaaaaataaaaaaaagtgcaatAAATACATTCAACCGTTAACTCTGTCcaattaatattaatgaaatCACCTTTGTGTCATTTGATTTCATTATGTGACACTCCATGTATACAAACAAATTGTCATGTTCCCAAGAGTTTTCCATTTTAGAAATAAgctattcatttaaaataatttaaaattatcatttaattataggTTATGATATTATAATAAACTTATTTGAGTTTacaataattaacttaaaaattcttaaaaattataccaaCGGTAACTTTTGATTAactaacaatataattttttttactataacaACGTATATTCATCAAACTCTGATTAAAAACAACGGAgcatttattaataaaactcttcaaaaggacttttaaaattataaaggaatttaactcaatcaataaaaattaaaacaagatgtgaaattattttaggcCATGCACTGCAACGGTTCAAACAAACCACGTCATAACCACCTGAAAATTTTGTCTTCGCGACAACTTACAACTGCCGATATAGGgtaattctcatttttttttcttttaaataaatttctcatGTTGATTCTTATAAACTTTttattccattttaatttttgtcacTATTAAATGATGATGTGACTAAGATTGAAAAACAGATTTGATGATTTGCAACTGATAGAcactaaaatgaaaaacaacCCTGTCTTAACAACCCAATCCTAATGAGTAATGATATTGTTCTTAAAAATGTAATTACAGAACTTAGAAACAAATATCACCTATAGTCTAATGTTTCATGATTCCTTAGGATCACATAAATTGTGGCAATCATCAAGATTGCAGAAGGGTTAAGGTCCATTAAAGCTGGATAAAATCAGTTttgaacaattaaacataatcgAATGCGTATCCAAGTAGATGCCAACCAAAACTATACATTgaaatgtttgtttttctttttcattgaaAAGTACGATAATTGATTTTCCTAATGTCAAAACATAGTGGCATAATTTACATTACCAGATGCTGAACCAACCAATTCCTTAAGGATTCAGAATCAATCTCCCCATCTAGATTTCCAATAAATTTGAGAAGGTAAGCTCAAAAGGGCTGTCAAAAAAGGGCCTAAAATTGCTTTTGTTAATAGCTGGATTCCAAAAGCAAAATATTTTCAGCTAGAGTACTAGACACACAGGACCATTGAGGTccccaaaaaggaaaaataaaattaaaagaatcaaGTAAATGGTCACTGTGTCAACCTCAAGCAGCAGCATATATTCTGTCAAGCCATCATtatcttttttcctttgttgCTTTTCGGAATGGCGATAACAAGGAGAAAGAGCGAGAAGCTGCAAAAGAAtgatgtgttaaacatgttccATATTCAGAATATTAACAGGAATCTAGATGATAAGATAAAGCAAGAGTTTATTCAGGTTCACTTGAATAAATTGAGCAAGTGCTTACACTTTGGAGGAGTTGCACTGGCTGTGGGAGTATCATCTCGAGAGATCAAATTCTTCAGAGTATGAACTAAGAAAACACAGCAAAATCCCAATATGATGGCCAGCTTGAGTATATCAATCATATGTTACAGATAAAACACAATATGGTGTGACCTTCTATCAATTTGTCACATGACAATAATATTCACAAGACATTTATTAAAAGGAGCAAGGATGAATATATGAAAAGACAAAGCAAAAGCTATAACTTCAGTACTATATCTAGATGAtaacatctttttaaaaaaaaatagaaaaaagaaaaaggaacagTTATTCGGGATGTGTTATGtttattttcactttgtttCAGTGTTGTCAAGAACAACGGAAgtgatgaaataaataaatgatgttGCACTGTTCCCTATGCAAATTCTTGAAAAtggaaaacaaaatgaaaacaatgtctcattttgtaattattagtGAAAAATATATCTACtgaatgaaaacagaaaacaagccAAATGCACCTTGGATTTTCACTTAGTATGGTTATTTATGTTCATTATACTTTCTCAAGTAACTTGCAATTTTTAGTATTGAGAAAGCAAACCATTTCTGAATGTTGGTTTAAGTGAAGTCAATACCAGATCAATATGGCAATCCATGACAGCAACTGGAATGATGTTGGTTTAACCAACATGCAATGCAGTTCAGGTAAATGCATATGCCAGAGAATACATTAATCAttcaaaaatttgattttatgagATGCTATGTTGTATGTCATAATCTTGAATCTTCACAGGTATAGCTTGATGTTACCAAAATGGttatatatttaacttttttatggccttcaaattaaataactaaaaatgagAAGGGAAAGGAGAGTGTATGTCAGTGTTGAGTATTGGGGGAGGGAGATTCATGAACTCATTTAGGTACTGGCAGCTTTGAACTAAGGGGTTTGGAGTCcacaatttagtccttaaaagaCACATCAAAAttgtatttgatatttttagatttatagTTTAAACTAATTGGTTGGAACACAAGGTTTTGAGTGTTGTAAGGATCATGGTATCAACAATGTGATTTGTAGAATAGAACTGTTTGAAGTGAAAGTGTACTACCATATATCAAAAAGTGCTCTAAAAATGTAATTCCTAATATATACTATGGTAATATGCTGGTTGCCATTAGGATCATGCTACCTTCATTCGAGGAACCATTAGTTCCAATCTCATTTGCTTCGGAACCATCAATACTGGTATTATCCGATTCCATGTCACGTCCAGCAGTAGGCGAGTTGTGATTCTTTCTTCCAAATTTTAACAGCCGTCTCAACCCTTTCGATGATTCCTTTACCTGAGGCTTCTCAATCACTTCAGGAATCTTCTCAAGTGTTGAGTTTCTGGAATCAGACACACGTGATCTAAAAGTCTCCATACCAAGTGATGCACTGTCCAAGCTTGTGGTAGGTACTTTACCATGCTCAGAGTTTCGTGTGCAACAATCTTCCAAAGAAGAAACTCGAGCATGTGGGGCATGATATGCTTCATCAGTAATATGAATGCTAGATGATTTTGAATGCCCTTTATCTGTATCATTTGTTTTAACctgattttggaagaaaatatattcaaaattaactGATGTATAAGAACTTTTCTCATGTATGGAGAATTCAAGATAAACTACACCACAAAATAACATATCATTCCTgacattaaaaatcaaatatcagCAAATTTATCCTAATATTGAACATAGACTTCTCTTCCCAACAAAATATCTGAATACTACAAGAGTTCGAGgaaaaccaaaattttaaaaatgtgtaACTGCTTTTGATTTTATGTTATAATgtcccacaattttttttaaaaaaaggatgtAAAGTTGGCAGTACAAGCTTGTGCTTCGCCAAGAATAAATTAGAGGAAACATATTAGCTGCAGTTTCAAGCCTCACACAAAAACATGTTACTGTAATTTGTTCAGTATTTCATAATTACTGTTATTTGTTTAAAAGATCATATGCTTTCAGACAGACAGAACATTCACGAATAGTTCATGAtcattttaacatatttttcttttatgcatACTGATTACAAGAGTATAAACTATCAAGACagttaacaataaataaatttatgaaaacacACCTTGGACAATAAGGGTAGCACATGTGATTTGTTCTCCAAGGTTTCCATATCTACTGAAACTGGGGCACGAACAGCAACATAACTTGACACTGTCTCAGGTTTCTCCATCACTTTATCATTGTCATACTGTCTCTTTGGCATCcctgttttttcttttgacttGTCATTGCTAATATTGGGGCCACAAGGTTTTTCACGCTCAAGCATTACAACATTCTTTTCAATTATAGGAttatcatcttcatcatcaatggaTGAAATTCcaaattcatttctcttcagcATGGCACCTTCTGAATTCATAGAAGATTTGTTAACATTCAGCTTCTGTGTCCTCTCTTTAATTGATGATTTATTTTGGACGATGTTATTAGCTTTaggtgttttaatttttagttcggGAAGGGTTGCAGTCTTGCTTTTATCATGATTCACAATAGCAGAAATCTTTCTGATCTCAGTCTCATTAGCTGCTTTAGTCACTGAAGTTGTCCTAGCACCTCGTGGTTTAACAGAGACAGAGGAAGTATGACGAATGGTACTCATTTTAGGTTCTGACAATCTTCTAAGTCTTGTCATCGATGCCTTAGTATCAGTTGTACCATCACCCTTCTCTAGCTTAGATTCGGGCAGAGAAGGCGCTGATCGGCTTAATTTGTTTGTAGCTAACTGGCTTCCAGTACTCAATCTGCTGGTTTTTGGGGCTTTTGAAGACTCGCTGGATCCAGCAGAAGCAATTCTGATGGGAAATCTTGGGAAGGGTGAGGATGAACCCGGCTCTGAATCACTAAACTTGGATCCTATATAAGAGCTAGGTGAAAATTTCCTTGGAATCTGTTTCTTGGTTTGCTGTGGTGGCGTGGATGACTTGGTGGCAATTGAATTACTCCTGGCAGCAATTCTCTTTTGCCTCTCCATTTTTAAAGCGTCGAGGCGTTTTATCTCTTCCTCTTCCTAATCATTATAAAcaaaagagaagataaatagaTTTGAGAAACATATGAATGACCTTGAAACATGAATCTCTTATTTATCTAAATGTTAAACATACTAAATATAAtgttaagtttatttcaaatttatgttATGCATAGGCAATACAAATATGAAATGGGAAAGGAGGATTAGTAGGTAGGGGAATATAGATTACCTTCTCTTTCTTCAGCTTTTGGGGATCAGCTTTGTTGTTCCGTAGTCTTTCAGCGCGTGCTCTTGCTTCATCCAATGGACTTGGTTTATTAGTCTTTCCTCTCCTTATTGGCCCAACAGTCTTTTTTACATCAGAATTATTTGGAGTAGGTTTTGATTTCAGATCTTTATCCAACATCTTAGATCTCAGTTTCGTGTGAGCTAATAATgaacctttgttttttttatcttgcaaAGCACCGCTTCCAGACTGAGCCTGCAATTCATAGTCTAAGGCAGGGTCATAACCCATTGACCCCTTTTCTGCTCCTCGTTCAGGCATCAAACTCAATTCATCTGGCTGATAATTGGAAGTATTTTCTTCCTTCCTGTACACCTTTGGGAACTCGGAGTCCATGTCAATAgcatttctctcaaaatttcctGAATCTTTGACTCTGACTATATAGGAGTCATCATTCGTATCGTGAAACAACTTCCTTTCCAATTTATTGCTTGAATAACCTTGTCCATTGACAGATGCCACATCTGAGGAAGAATGTAAATTACCATTAACAGACTGTCCTGACCTAGATAACAAGACATCATTGGATGACCTAGGCATGCGGGTCAATCCATTGCTAATGCTAAGCATATCTATGGCTCCACCTCCTCGAGCTTCATGCATATTCCGCTCCGTAAAATCTATAGGATCATCAACTGcaacatgtttttttcttctcacttgATCAAACTGAACTTGGTCAATGGCATGTCTATCTTCATCTACTCCTCTCAGTAAACAATTTTGGAATGCTAGCCACTGTCCTCCATCAGCATCTTTCCCAGAGTCTGTTACTTCCTTATCAGATGAATTCaacattttaaaagatttgTCACTGGTCCCTCTTCTTTTTGAGGTCTTAACTGACTCATGAGCATCTTTATCTCCATCACTTTCAGAGGAATAATCTGAACATGATCCACTGCCCGAAGATCGTTCTGTCTTTGTTATGTAATTGATGTTCCTAATGACCACCATTCCAGATTTCTGTCTGCCTGATCGGCCAGCCTTCTTCCATCGTTCTCCAGTCAGTGAACGCTCCCTCTTCATATCCATTTCATCCCGAGTTTCGGATTCTATAAGCTGTCCATTATCCATGGAATGCCTTCTATGTCCCATTGGTGTTGAACAAACTGGCTGCATAAATGGGCTGTTTGCTGGATAAGTCTGATAGTAGGGTATCCCTTGAACTGGATATGGCTGAAACATTGATAAAGCACCTGGGGAAGAATGAACAGACCAGGAGGAAAACCCATTATTTGGAAAATGACCTTGAACATCATCTTTGTAACCTGCAGTTGGTTGTCTGTCCGTTGGAAACACATCTATAAATGTGTAAACAACAATGTTAGTACATTTTTaagggagagaaaaaatagacaCCGGGCTCAGATCTAGTATTCTTGGTAaccagaataaaaaaattatattcaacaAAACCCCAGTTAATTCTTTCTTCCATTAGTCATAGAACCTATGAAATTGACAAACCCTCAAACCCAAATTTGCAGGCATTGTTCACAGAACCTAAAACCCACTATAATAAGACTTGTGTATGGCTTGATTCCAaaccacccttgttctttcatgTATCCCCAATGAATCTTCCTCCAACTATTTTCTCCCCTTAATCCActcaagaaaataataatccTTTGAATGACCTCGAGCCCCAGGTTAATATAAAGGTATGCACTACTAAGTCACAAACAGTGCGCAA
This region includes:
- the LOC114377640 gene encoding COP1-interacting protein 7-like isoform X2, producing MAFARAVAAGFDIDYMMPALMSFAECFEASRLMDACRNFISLWKRKHESGQWLEIETAEVTPNHADFSAINASGIIFSNMVTTSHTKLDLESNGKTNSDVFPTDRQPTAGYKDDVQGHFPNNGFSSWSVHSSPGALSMFQPYPVQGIPYYQTYPANSPFMQPVCSTPMGHRRHSMDNGQLIESETRDEMDMKRERSLTGERWKKAGRSGRQKSGMVVIRNINYITKTERSSGSGSCSDYSSESDGDKDAHESVKTSKRRGTSDKSFKMLNSSDKEVTDSGKDADGGQWLAFQNCLLRGVDEDRHAIDQVQFDQVRRKKHVAVDDPIDFTERNMHEARGGGAIDMLSISNGLTRMPRSSNDVLLSRSGQSVNGNLHSSSDVASVNGQGYSSNKLERKLFHDTNDDSYIVRVKDSGNFERNAIDMDSEFPKVYRKEENTSNYQPDELSLMPERGAEKGSMGYDPALDYELQAQSGSGALQDKKNKGSLLAHTKLRSKMLDKDLKSKPTPNNSDVKKTVGPIRRGKTNKPSPLDEARARAERLRNNKADPQKLKKEKEEEEIKRLDALKMERQKRIAARSNSIATKSSTPPQQTKKQIPRKFSPSSYIGSKFSDSEPGSSSPFPRFPIRIASAGSSESSKAPKTSRLSTGSQLATNKLSRSAPSLPESKLEKGDGTTDTKASMTRLRRLSEPKMSTIRHTSSVSVKPRGARTTSVTKAANETEIRKISAIVNHDKSKTATLPELKIKTPKANNIVQNKSSIKERTQKLNVNKSSMNSEGAMLKRNEFGISSIDDEDDNPIIEKNVVMLEREKPCGPNISNDKSKEKTGMPKRQYDNDKVMEKPETVSSYVAVRAPVSVDMETLENKSHVLPLLSKVKTNDTDKGHSKSSSIHITDEAYHAPHARVSSLEDCCTRNSEHGKVPTTSLDSASLGMETFRSRVSDSRNSTLEKIPEVIEKPQVKESSKGLRRLLKFGRKNHNSPTAGRDMESDNTSIDGSEANEIGTNGSSNEVHTLKNLISRDDTPTASATPPKSSRSFSLLSPFRKATKEKR
- the LOC114377640 gene encoding COP1-interacting protein 7-like isoform X1; translation: MNSSTRLDSAVFQLTPTRTRFDLVITVNGKKEKVASGLLNPFLSHLKAAQDQIAKGGYSIVLVPEHGSDASWFTKGTVERFVRFVSTPEVLERVYTIESEIAQIEEAIAIQGNNSIGISIVEEYQIKHVESTDGNFERTGRKTQQNTNEEKAIVLYKSDTLPPETNGSTKSEGNSKLQLLKVLETRKSMLQKEQGMAFARAVAAGFDIDYMMPALMSFAECFEASRLMDACRNFISLWKRKHESGQWLEIETAEVTPNHADFSAINASGIIFSNMVTTSHTKLDLESNGKTNSDVFPTDRQPTAGYKDDVQGHFPNNGFSSWSVHSSPGALSMFQPYPVQGIPYYQTYPANSPFMQPVCSTPMGHRRHSMDNGQLIESETRDEMDMKRERSLTGERWKKAGRSGRQKSGMVVIRNINYITKTERSSGSGSCSDYSSESDGDKDAHESVKTSKRRGTSDKSFKMLNSSDKEVTDSGKDADGGQWLAFQNCLLRGVDEDRHAIDQVQFDQVRRKKHVAVDDPIDFTERNMHEARGGGAIDMLSISNGLTRMPRSSNDVLLSRSGQSVNGNLHSSSDVASVNGQGYSSNKLERKLFHDTNDDSYIVRVKDSGNFERNAIDMDSEFPKVYRKEENTSNYQPDELSLMPERGAEKGSMGYDPALDYELQAQSGSGALQDKKNKGSLLAHTKLRSKMLDKDLKSKPTPNNSDVKKTVGPIRRGKTNKPSPLDEARARAERLRNNKADPQKLKKEKEEEEIKRLDALKMERQKRIAARSNSIATKSSTPPQQTKKQIPRKFSPSSYIGSKFSDSEPGSSSPFPRFPIRIASAGSSESSKAPKTSRLSTGSQLATNKLSRSAPSLPESKLEKGDGTTDTKASMTRLRRLSEPKMSTIRHTSSVSVKPRGARTTSVTKAANETEIRKISAIVNHDKSKTATLPELKIKTPKANNIVQNKSSIKERTQKLNVNKSSMNSEGAMLKRNEFGISSIDDEDDNPIIEKNVVMLEREKPCGPNISNDKSKEKTGMPKRQYDNDKVMEKPETVSSYVAVRAPVSVDMETLENKSHVLPLLSKVKTNDTDKGHSKSSSIHITDEAYHAPHARVSSLEDCCTRNSEHGKVPTTSLDSASLGMETFRSRVSDSRNSTLEKIPEVIEKPQVKESSKGLRRLLKFGRKNHNSPTAGRDMESDNTSIDGSEANEIGTNGSSNEVHTLKNLISRDDTPTASATPPKSSRSFSLLSPFRKATKEKR